One genomic window of Cystobacter ferrugineus includes the following:
- a CDS encoding TonB-dependent receptor yields MTYGTAAYADSVIIGSVVNADNKKPVADVVVTATSPNLQGEQVVVTDAQGQYRIPQLPPGVYTLRFDKESFRPFSRSEVQLRLDRTIRVNVELLPEGFTEEIVLTGTPPTIDVGSTNTGVNVDQDFIKRIAVNRPGGKGGGARSFESLAELAPGAQSDSYGVSINGTTSPENGYVVDGLSTNDPAFGVNASPLSVEFVQDVNIITGGYMPEYGRSTGGVINAVTKSGSNEFHGSVYGTVTPGFAEGSRATVRQAASVIAGQNALNFLGDVGATLGGPILKDKLWFFAGVAPSYSSYTHTRTLNRILIERDANGAPVLDAKDKPIALTDEFGFARTETIPNSASQYGVQAQSIQYLGKLTYLLNQDHNISVSIAGTPSSSGGRGVFAIDPQSGLLPDRYDAKPGSLAYANLQELTSTTSAALKYAGAFNDKNILVDANLGWFHQTSASLPADGSRPGDTTGAAGLARVWYRQPRSLAFYEPEIPNIAALCDDGQVGAANGTVACPASNSSSDYFSGGPGLITDALLDRVQGNAKVTYLLKALGSHVFKAGIDIERINYNNVRAYTGGVYLREGTTNTLWQDYRRYGFLSGPDASTAQPTQNANSASTTAGGFIQDSWTIANRVTLNVGVRYDTQWLYGNGGQDLAFVLGNQISPRLGVIVDPMANGRMKVYANFARYYEQVPINLLDRAFPTEQRYVAYHNPGAGKCDAANLDTPDGQRACLAASNLSQINSYGDLNPSFYYLGGKADATPVDPQIQPQSSDELLFGAEYELLANTRVGATYTHRSMNSVIEDMSRDGGNTYFLGNPGSGFAKEFPRATRDYDAVSVFLTRNFTDGWLAQASYTWSRLYGNYAGLYRPENDQLDPNINSDFDLRELLANRTGLLPFDRTHSVKLFGAKEFNFTNNLTGSLGLSYRGNSGTPISYLGGHPTYGVSEAFILPRGTAGRTPWVHNIDGNIGINYRVTRSNVLSLSLDVFNIFNFQQYTSVDQIYANADVLPIASGKANGELTPDQVELAEGGILPADKVNKNFKQPTIYQAPRQIRLGLKYTF; encoded by the coding sequence ATGACGTACGGCACCGCGGCCTACGCCGACAGCGTCATCATCGGAAGTGTTGTCAATGCTGACAACAAGAAGCCCGTAGCAGACGTCGTGGTCACGGCCACCTCTCCCAATCTTCAAGGTGAGCAGGTCGTCGTTACAGACGCACAGGGCCAGTACCGTATTCCCCAGCTTCCACCTGGCGTCTACACGCTGCGCTTCGACAAGGAGTCGTTCCGGCCCTTCTCGCGCTCGGAAGTGCAGCTGCGGCTGGATCGCACCATCCGGGTGAACGTGGAGCTGCTGCCCGAGGGCTTCACCGAGGAGATCGTCCTCACGGGCACGCCGCCGACCATCGACGTCGGCTCGACGAACACGGGCGTCAACGTCGACCAGGACTTCATCAAGCGCATCGCGGTGAACCGTCCGGGTGGCAAGGGCGGCGGTGCGCGCTCCTTCGAGAGCCTGGCCGAGCTGGCCCCGGGCGCGCAGAGTGACTCGTACGGCGTGTCCATCAACGGCACCACCTCGCCCGAGAACGGCTACGTGGTGGACGGCCTGTCGACGAACGATCCCGCCTTCGGCGTCAACGCCAGCCCGCTGAGCGTGGAGTTCGTGCAGGACGTCAACATCATCACCGGCGGTTACATGCCGGAGTACGGCCGCTCCACGGGCGGTGTGATCAACGCGGTGACGAAGTCGGGCTCCAACGAGTTCCACGGCTCCGTCTATGGCACCGTCACCCCGGGCTTCGCCGAGGGTTCGCGCGCCACGGTGCGCCAGGCCGCCTCGGTCATCGCCGGTCAGAACGCGCTGAACTTCCTGGGCGACGTGGGCGCCACCCTGGGTGGTCCCATCCTCAAGGACAAGCTCTGGTTCTTCGCCGGTGTGGCCCCGTCCTACAGCAGCTACACCCACACCCGTACCCTCAACCGCATCCTGATCGAGCGGGACGCCAACGGCGCTCCGGTGCTGGACGCGAAGGACAAGCCGATCGCTCTGACGGATGAGTTCGGTTTCGCGAGGACCGAGACCATTCCGAACTCGGCGAGCCAGTACGGCGTCCAGGCCCAGTCGATTCAGTACCTGGGCAAGCTGACCTACCTGCTCAACCAGGATCACAACATCTCCGTGTCGATCGCCGGCACGCCGAGCTCGTCCGGTGGTCGCGGGGTGTTCGCCATCGATCCGCAGTCGGGCTTGCTGCCGGATCGGTACGACGCGAAGCCGGGCAGCCTGGCGTACGCCAACCTCCAGGAGCTGACGAGCACCACCTCGGCGGCCCTCAAGTACGCCGGCGCCTTCAACGACAAGAACATCCTGGTGGACGCCAACCTCGGCTGGTTCCACCAGACGTCCGCCTCCCTGCCCGCGGATGGCTCGCGGCCGGGTGACACGACGGGGGCCGCGGGTCTCGCGCGGGTGTGGTACCGCCAGCCCCGCTCGCTCGCCTTCTACGAGCCGGAGATCCCCAACATCGCGGCTCTGTGCGATGACGGTCAGGTGGGCGCCGCCAATGGAACGGTCGCCTGCCCGGCCAGCAACTCGTCCAGCGACTACTTCTCGGGTGGTCCTGGTCTCATCACGGACGCCCTGCTGGACCGCGTGCAGGGCAACGCCAAGGTCACCTACCTGCTCAAGGCCCTGGGCAGCCACGTGTTCAAGGCGGGCATCGACATCGAGCGGATCAACTACAACAACGTCCGTGCCTACACGGGCGGCGTGTATCTGCGCGAGGGGACGACCAACACCCTGTGGCAGGACTACCGCCGCTACGGCTTCCTGTCGGGTCCGGATGCCTCGACGGCCCAGCCCACCCAGAACGCCAACTCCGCCAGCACCACCGCGGGTGGTTTCATCCAGGACAGCTGGACGATCGCCAACCGCGTGACGCTCAACGTGGGTGTGCGCTACGACACCCAGTGGCTGTATGGCAACGGCGGCCAGGATCTGGCCTTCGTGCTCGGCAACCAGATCTCCCCGCGCCTGGGTGTGATCGTCGACCCGATGGCCAACGGCCGCATGAAGGTGTACGCCAACTTCGCGCGCTACTACGAGCAGGTGCCCATCAACCTGCTGGACCGCGCCTTCCCCACCGAGCAGCGCTACGTCGCCTACCACAACCCCGGCGCGGGCAAGTGCGATGCGGCCAACCTCGACACGCCCGACGGTCAGCGCGCGTGCCTGGCTGCCAGCAACCTGTCGCAGATCAACTCGTACGGCGACCTGAACCCGAGCTTCTACTACCTGGGTGGCAAGGCCGACGCGACGCCGGTCGATCCGCAGATCCAGCCCCAGTCCTCGGATGAGCTCCTCTTCGGCGCCGAGTACGAGCTGCTGGCCAACACCCGCGTGGGCGCCACCTATACCCACCGCAGCATGAACTCGGTCATCGAGGACATGAGCCGGGATGGTGGCAACACGTACTTCCTCGGCAACCCGGGCAGCGGCTTCGCCAAGGAGTTCCCGAGGGCCACGCGTGACTACGACGCGGTGTCGGTGTTCCTCACCCGCAACTTCACCGATGGCTGGCTGGCGCAGGCGAGCTACACGTGGTCGCGTCTGTACGGCAACTACGCCGGTCTGTACCGTCCGGAGAACGATCAGCTCGATCCGAACATCAACTCGGACTTCGACCTGCGCGAGCTGCTGGCCAACCGCACGGGCCTGCTGCCCTTCGATCGCACCCACTCGGTCAAGCTCTTCGGTGCCAAGGAGTTCAACTTCACCAACAACCTGACGGGCAGCCTCGGTCTGTCGTACCGCGGCAACTCGGGCACGCCCATCAGCTACCTCGGTGGTCACCCCACCTACGGCGTGAGCGAGGCGTTCATCCTCCCCCGTGGCACCGCGGGCCGCACGCCCTGGGTCCACAACATCGATGGCAACATCGGCATCAACTATCGCGTGACCCGCTCCAACGTGCTGTCGCTCAGCCTGGACGTGTTCAACATCTTCAACTTCCAGCAGTACACGTCGGTTGATCAGATCTACGCCAACGCGGACGTGCTGCCCATCGCGAGCGGCAAGGCCAACGGCGAGCTGACCCCGGATCAGGTGGAGCTGGCGGAGGGTGGTATTCTGCCCGCGGACAAGGTGAACAAGAACTTCAAGCAGCCGACCATCTACCAGGCTCCGCGTCAGATCCGCCTGGGTCTCAAGTACACCTTCTGA
- a CDS encoding radical SAM protein, which translates to MERRYSLVERAHALLADEQGTLYKDAPYRVALCYPSPYHVGMSSLGYQAIYGEVHAHAGVTAERAFLPDDVEEYRRTRTPLFTLETQSPVSEFPLLAFSVAYELELTGLFSMLELARIPLLKEERTERHPLIVAGGPLTFSNPDPLEPFVDVLVQGEAEDLIHVLLDAAVSMDKDALLTHLASIPGFRVPGRGGARYHVAKSTDARLPARSAIITPHTELRSMFLIEPERGCSRGCHYCVMRRTTNGGMRTVPPERVLSLIPEHARRVGLVGAAVTDHPRIVELLRTLVDAGREVGVSSLRADRLTQELVDQLRRGGATNLTVAADGASQRMRDLVDRKHSEEQIIRAANFARTAGMRQLKVYNVVGLPLEEDADVDELARFTTELSRIMPVALGVAPFVAKRNTPLDGAPFAGIREVESRLERLRRGLKGRAEVRPTSARWAWVEYMLAQCGPESGLAAMDAWKAGGSFAAFKRAFQERGCRPYMARRVEDGRRRATTWPVVDGVAPTAA; encoded by the coding sequence ATGGAGCGTCGTTACTCACTCGTTGAACGCGCCCACGCCCTGCTCGCCGACGAGCAGGGGACGCTCTACAAGGACGCCCCCTACCGGGTCGCGCTCTGCTACCCCAGCCCCTACCACGTGGGCATGAGCTCGCTCGGCTACCAGGCCATCTACGGTGAGGTTCATGCCCATGCCGGGGTGACGGCCGAGCGCGCCTTCCTGCCCGACGACGTGGAGGAGTACCGGCGCACGCGCACGCCGCTCTTCACGCTGGAGACCCAGTCCCCCGTCTCCGAGTTCCCCCTGCTGGCCTTCTCGGTGGCGTACGAGCTGGAGCTCACGGGGCTCTTCTCCATGCTGGAGCTGGCCCGCATCCCCCTGCTCAAGGAGGAGCGCACCGAGCGCCATCCCCTCATCGTCGCGGGCGGCCCGCTCACCTTCTCCAATCCGGATCCGCTCGAGCCCTTCGTGGACGTGCTCGTGCAGGGCGAGGCGGAGGATCTCATCCACGTGCTCCTGGACGCGGCGGTGTCCATGGACAAGGACGCGCTGCTCACCCACCTGGCCAGCATCCCCGGCTTCCGGGTGCCGGGACGCGGCGGGGCGCGCTACCACGTCGCCAAGAGCACCGACGCGCGGCTGCCCGCGCGCTCGGCCATCATCACGCCCCACACGGAGCTGCGCTCGATGTTCCTCATCGAGCCGGAGCGTGGCTGTTCGCGCGGGTGCCACTACTGCGTCATGCGGCGCACCACCAACGGCGGCATGCGCACCGTGCCGCCCGAGCGCGTGCTGTCGCTCATCCCCGAGCACGCCCGGCGCGTGGGCCTGGTGGGCGCGGCGGTGACGGACCACCCGCGCATCGTCGAGCTGCTGCGCACCCTGGTGGACGCCGGACGCGAGGTGGGTGTCTCCTCGCTGCGCGCGGACCGGCTCACCCAGGAATTGGTGGATCAACTGCGGCGCGGCGGGGCCACCAACCTCACCGTGGCCGCGGATGGCGCCTCGCAGCGCATGCGCGACCTGGTGGACCGCAAGCACTCCGAGGAGCAGATCATCCGGGCGGCGAACTTCGCCAGGACGGCCGGCATGCGCCAGCTCAAGGTGTACAACGTCGTGGGCCTGCCCCTGGAGGAGGACGCGGACGTGGACGAGCTGGCCCGCTTCACCACGGAGCTCTCGCGCATCATGCCGGTGGCCCTGGGCGTGGCGCCCTTCGTGGCCAAGCGCAACACCCCCCTGGATGGCGCTCCCTTCGCCGGCATCCGCGAGGTGGAGTCCCGGCTGGAGCGGCTGCGGCGGGGCCTCAAGGGTCGGGCGGAAGTCCGGCCCACCTCGGCCCGGTGGGCCTGGGTGGAGTACATGCTCGCCCAGTGCGGCCCCGAGTCGGGCCTGGCCGCCATGGACGCGTGGAAGGCCGGAGGGAGCTTCGCGGCCTTCAAGCGCGCCTTCCAGGAGCGCGGCTGCCGGCCCTACATGGCCCGTCGCGTGGAGGACGGCCGGCGCCGGGCCACCACCTGGCCCGTCGTGGACGGGGTGGCTCCGACCGCCGCTTGA
- a CDS encoding DUF4920 domain-containing protein has translation MKTFRATLVTLFALPLVALAGDPAAGQKPAAKPAVQEDCPHPKEAAADAKPNAGWTLTRGEALKGAPAVKLADLLAKPQPHDGKTVRVEGQVRKACQKKGCWMELATGDKGAGVRVTFKDYGFFVPVDAAGSQARVEGVVKVSELSESMASHYEAEGAIVPRGADGKPREVQLVATGVELRR, from the coding sequence ATGAAGACCTTCCGCGCGACCCTGGTGACGCTGTTCGCTCTTCCCCTCGTGGCGCTCGCCGGCGACCCGGCCGCCGGGCAGAAGCCCGCCGCGAAGCCCGCCGTCCAGGAGGACTGTCCTCACCCGAAGGAAGCCGCCGCCGATGCGAAGCCCAACGCGGGCTGGACGCTGACGCGTGGAGAGGCCCTCAAGGGCGCCCCGGCGGTGAAGCTCGCCGACCTGCTGGCCAAGCCCCAGCCGCACGACGGCAAGACGGTGCGGGTGGAGGGACAGGTGCGCAAGGCGTGCCAGAAGAAGGGTTGCTGGATGGAGCTGGCCACCGGGGACAAGGGCGCCGGGGTGCGGGTGACGTTCAAGGACTATGGCTTCTTCGTGCCGGTGGACGCGGCGGGCTCGCAGGCGCGCGTGGAGGGTGTGGTGAAGGTGTCCGAGCTGAGCGAGTCGATGGCCAGCCACTACGAGGCCGAGGGCGCCATCGTCCCCCGGGGCGCCGACGGCAAGCCGCGCGAGGTGCAGCTGGTGGCCACCGGTGTCGAGCTGCGCCGCTGA
- a CDS encoding DUF2752 domain-containing protein, with amino-acid sequence MPSFPSTLLDVKVFLPKPNRTFGASDVLGLLGLVGLLVARYIPVAKLIPFWGCTLRETTGWPCLGCGLTRVADRVAHFQFALAWQANPLGTVAAFFFALMVVVTVLHLVFAMPVPELQLSPREWHWVRIVCVIVVLLNYAWVVVTTKFPHLLA; translated from the coding sequence ATGCCCTCCTTCCCGAGTACACTGCTGGACGTGAAGGTCTTCCTGCCCAAGCCCAACCGCACCTTCGGGGCGAGCGATGTGCTCGGCCTGTTGGGGCTCGTCGGTCTGCTCGTCGCCCGCTACATCCCCGTGGCGAAGCTCATCCCCTTCTGGGGGTGCACCCTGCGCGAGACGACCGGCTGGCCCTGTCTGGGCTGCGGGCTCACGCGTGTGGCGGACCGCGTCGCCCACTTCCAGTTCGCCCTCGCCTGGCAGGCCAATCCCCTGGGCACGGTGGCCGCCTTCTTCTTCGCCCTCATGGTCGTGGTGACGGTGCTGCACCTCGTCTTCGCCATGCCCGTGCCCGAGCTCCAGCTCTCCCCCCGGGAGTGGCACTGGGTGCGCATCGTCTGCGTCATCGTCGTCCTCCTCAACTACGCCTGGGTGGTGGTGACGACGAAGTTCCCCCACCTGCTCGCCTAG
- the plsY gene encoding glycerol-3-phosphate 1-O-acyltransferase PlsY: MLSAALLLLGYLAGSIPFGVLLTRWVRGVDVRQSGSGNIGATNVTRVAGKKLGAVVLVLDALKGALAVGLALWLLPGEPRMHAAVGLAAFLGHVYPVWLKLQGGKGVATALGVLVVLVPLAALSAAFVYAGLVAAWRVSSVGSLAGGVTAVIVAALTAPSLEYAGLSALLFVLILWTHRGNIHRLLRRTERRF; encoded by the coding sequence GTGCTCTCCGCCGCGCTCCTCCTGCTGGGCTACCTCGCCGGCTCCATCCCCTTCGGCGTGTTGCTCACCCGCTGGGTGCGGGGCGTGGACGTGCGCCAGAGCGGCAGCGGCAACATCGGCGCCACCAACGTCACCCGCGTGGCCGGCAAGAAGCTGGGGGCGGTGGTGCTCGTGCTGGATGCGCTCAAGGGCGCGCTCGCCGTGGGCCTCGCCCTGTGGCTCCTGCCCGGCGAGCCCCGCATGCATGCCGCGGTGGGACTCGCGGCCTTCCTCGGCCACGTCTACCCGGTGTGGCTCAAGCTCCAGGGCGGCAAGGGCGTGGCCACCGCGCTCGGCGTGCTCGTGGTGCTCGTGCCCCTGGCGGCGCTGTCCGCGGCGTTCGTGTACGCGGGCCTCGTGGCCGCCTGGCGCGTGAGCTCCGTGGGCTCGCTGGCCGGCGGCGTCACGGCCGTCATCGTCGCCGCCCTCACCGCCCCCTCCCTCGAGTACGCCGGGCTCTCAGCCCTGCTCTTCGTCCTCATCCTCTGGACGCACCGGGGCAACATCCACCGGCTGCTGCGGCGCACCGAGCGGCGCTTCTGA
- a CDS encoding THUMP domain-containing class I SAM-dependent RNA methyltransferase yields MAERLALFATTARGTEELLADELKELGARRIRQDRGGVRFLASLDEALKVCLWSRIAMRVLYPLGEFEARGADGLYDAVASVPWEEHLTPETTFAVEATLKDSEHSHTGFVALKVKDAVVDRMRDKRGSRPDVDPKNPDVRVVAHLVREKLSLSLDLCGEPLHRRGYRVRPTPAPLKETLAAALLRAAGYTGEEALVDPMCGSGTILIEGGLIARRRAPGIARDFAVEKWPHLGARARELLEDLRADARRNERKVTVPLLGFDKDPEALEAARRNVKAARLTEEIRIEEGDATKLPALPESGGLLLTNPPYGDRLGSGGQKGMKSFYFKLGDSLRAQKGWRLFVLSGNPAFESAFHARPSSRRELWNGPIACTLLGYPAAHARPGARGSEAPLGAPQQPVDVAPVRPEDEDEEQG; encoded by the coding sequence ATGGCTGAACGTCTCGCCCTCTTCGCCACCACGGCCCGCGGCACCGAGGAACTCCTCGCCGACGAACTCAAGGAACTCGGCGCGCGCCGCATCCGGCAGGACCGGGGAGGCGTGCGCTTCCTGGCCTCGCTCGACGAGGCCCTCAAGGTCTGCCTCTGGTCGCGCATCGCCATGCGCGTGCTCTACCCGCTGGGGGAATTCGAGGCCCGGGGCGCGGACGGCCTGTACGACGCCGTGGCCAGCGTGCCCTGGGAGGAGCACCTCACGCCCGAGACGACCTTCGCGGTGGAGGCCACGCTCAAGGACAGCGAGCACAGCCACACGGGCTTCGTGGCGCTCAAGGTGAAGGACGCGGTGGTGGACCGGATGCGCGACAAGCGCGGCTCACGGCCGGACGTGGACCCGAAGAACCCGGACGTGCGCGTGGTGGCCCACCTGGTGCGCGAGAAGCTGTCGCTCTCGTTGGACCTGTGCGGCGAGCCCCTGCACCGCCGGGGCTACCGCGTGCGCCCCACCCCCGCTCCCCTCAAGGAGACGCTCGCGGCGGCCCTCTTGCGCGCCGCGGGCTACACCGGCGAGGAGGCGCTGGTGGACCCCATGTGCGGCTCGGGGACGATCCTCATCGAGGGCGGCCTCATCGCCCGCCGGCGCGCGCCCGGCATCGCCCGGGACTTCGCCGTGGAGAAGTGGCCGCACCTGGGCGCCCGCGCGCGCGAGCTGCTCGAGGACCTGCGCGCGGATGCCCGCCGCAACGAGCGCAAGGTGACGGTGCCGCTGCTCGGCTTCGACAAGGATCCCGAGGCGCTCGAGGCGGCGCGGCGCAACGTGAAGGCGGCGCGGCTGACGGAGGAGATCCGGATCGAAGAGGGTGACGCGACGAAGCTGCCCGCCCTGCCCGAATCCGGGGGCCTGCTGCTCACCAACCCGCCCTATGGAGACCGCCTGGGCTCGGGGGGGCAGAAGGGGATGAAGAGCTTCTACTTCAAGCTGGGCGACAGCCTCCGGGCCCAGAAGGGTTGGCGGCTGTTCGTGCTCTCGGGCAACCCGGCCTTCGAGAGCGCCTTCCATGCGCGCCCGAGCAGCCGGAGGGAGCTGTGGAACGGTCCCATCGCCTGCACGCTGCTCGGCTACCCGGCGGCGCATGCGCGGCCGGGCGCGAGGGGCTCAGAAGCGCCGCTCGGTGCGCCGCAGCAGCCGGTGGATGTTGCCCCGGTGCGTCCAGAGGATGAGGACGAAGAGCAGGGCTGA